In Candidatus Saccharibacteria bacterium, a genomic segment contains:
- the murA gene encoding UDP-N-acetylglucosamine 1-carboxyvinyltransferase codes for MSKMIINGPAKLEGTWNVSGNKNAALPILIATLLLDNPVIIDNLPDILDVKTIKDILISLGSKIEVINRNQWKIDNSNISNQTIDKDLTAALRASNMLIGPLLSRFGQARMGYPGGDQIGARPMDAFYKVLEGFGVSYQTDGENLEAVLEKTPSAGSYREVSIIERSVTASEMAIMLAVCLPGTTKYQLLATEPHVIDLVNFLSQAGANIKWIDNTSLLIVGTEKLNLDQWRIIPDQLETGTAAIAAIATKSELVISNADINHHHAMMLYFDQMGVNYFWEDPATLKIYPSQQLQPLEIKTAAYPLFPSDLQAPMAVLLTQANGTSTIFETIFEGRLNYFHQLSQMGANLIIKETHVGLISGPTPLYGGRVFSLDIRAGATLIIAALIAVGQTVIEDSQHIDRGYQDIQEKLSNLGVDIWREED; via the coding sequence ATGAGTAAAATGATTATTAATGGTCCTGCAAAACTAGAGGGAACCTGGAATGTTTCTGGCAACAAGAATGCAGCACTACCCATCTTGATTGCAACCCTTTTGCTGGATAACCCTGTAATAATAGATAATTTGCCAGATATCTTGGATGTAAAAACCATCAAAGATATCTTGATTAGCTTGGGGTCTAAGATTGAAGTAATTAATAGGAACCAATGGAAGATCGACAATTCAAATATTAGTAATCAAACTATTGACAAAGATCTGACAGCAGCTTTAAGAGCATCTAATATGTTGATTGGCCCATTGCTTTCTAGGTTTGGTCAGGCAAGAATGGGCTATCCAGGTGGAGATCAGATAGGAGCTAGGCCAATGGATGCATTTTATAAGGTACTTGAGGGTTTTGGTGTATCCTATCAGACCGATGGTGAGAATCTGGAAGCAGTATTAGAAAAAACCCCTAGTGCTGGTAGTTATCGAGAAGTTAGTATTATAGAAAGAAGTGTGACTGCTAGCGAAATGGCGATCATGTTAGCTGTCTGTCTACCGGGTACTACTAAGTATCAACTGCTGGCCACAGAGCCTCATGTAATCGATTTAGTTAATTTTTTGAGTCAGGCAGGAGCAAACATTAAGTGGATAGACAATACTAGTCTTTTGATAGTGGGGACCGAGAAGCTCAACCTTGATCAATGGAGGATTATCCCTGATCAGCTAGAAACTGGTACAGCTGCGATTGCTGCGATTGCTACTAAAAGTGAACTAGTGATTAGTAATGCGGATATTAATCATCATCATGCAATGATGCTATATTTTGATCAGATGGGGGTAAATTATTTTTGGGAAGATCCGGCTACACTTAAAATATATCCTAGTCAACAACTTCAACCCCTAGAGATCAAGACGGCTGCTTATCCACTATTTCCCTCTGACTTGCAAGCACCCATGGCGGTTCTGTTAACTCAAGCAAATGGTACCTCAACGATTTTCGAAACAATATTCGAAGGAAGACTTAATTATTTTCATCAACTTAGCCAAATGGGGGCAAATCTAATTATTAAAGAAACTCATGTAGGTCTAATAAGTGGACCTACTCCATTATACGGAGGAAGAGTTTTTAGCCTAGATATTAGGGCTGGGGCTACTCTGATAATTGCTGCATTGATTGCGGTGGGTCAAACAGTGATTGAAGATAGTCAACATATTGATCGAGGTTATCAAGATATCCAAGAAAAATTAAGTAATTTAGGGGTAGATATTTGGAGGGAAGAGGATTGA